From Sander lucioperca isolate FBNREF2018 chromosome 14, SLUC_FBN_1.2, whole genome shotgun sequence, the proteins below share one genomic window:
- the LOC116051054 gene encoding aryl hydrocarbon receptor-like — MLGNGRVYAVKRRKKPVQKSVKPPPAKTNPSKRHRDRLNGELECLTSLLPFSDEFRSRLDKLSVLRLSVGYLKVKTYFHAALQKHTRSAPLASANGRNGPSVSLDGVSFSEGELLLQALNGFVLVVTSDGTIFYASPTIQDFLGFHQSDVVQQSVHDLIHMDDREMFKCQLHFALDDTHSDIRAEDKQSSSSVCLLPQYIPPENSSFMERSFCCRLRCLLDNTSGFLALNFTGRLKYLHLQGNTGADGTAAPPQLALFAIATPLQPPSVMEIRTKTLIFQTKHSMDFAPVGIDTRGKLVLGYSETELVTTGSGYQFIHAADMMYCADNHLKMMKTGESGFTFFRLLIKTGHWLWVQANARVVFKDGRPDFIIARQKALTNEEGEEHLHQRRKQLPFNLTTGEGVLYDVSLESIPGPPGSGAPGTTEPTTEKPLDPASLLGCLLRQDHSVYTQPPKPSPPLPIFTQIEDPDFEQPQPSLEQAFLDSHALLSVPGQIQASQKRSITGDRTTEAMIDSLEQILGDIGDGGIEGLEVEERELRDWEKTLVRMNEEREDVSRKLDQILANDVFSYVEEALRKETGGYVQDSDFLGSVSNQSINSLSIQGQHPGSVFSKNEWQQVTDMASGFAEHALLGDVPGGVGCSTGLKGASHVVPHTQCLNAHQGHASSLWPPSSNHHCGNQMISTQSCHAEVTQHSWLPSVQNTDNFYNSGHQSDLNQSVQYTLTGSHQTCIEPQLQSPSVWQQQQQVPQSFHHHALTHSSHTPGGVNSTAQSFHPEMQSLYGSCVYEKREGRMPNAATVPIGQNGPLLGPSCSGGTTNAPFSMPHPGMAVGVFNQGTMQSSATGCADVGNISLVHLSGDNSGLGTAWSEYPPENGS, encoded by the exons TGTGAAGCCTCCGCCCGCAAAGACCAATCCGTCTAAACGCCACCGGGACCGTCTGAATGGAGAGCTGGAATGCCTCACCAGCCTGCTGCCGTTCTCCGACGAGTTCAGAAGTCGCCTGGACAAACTCTCTGTGCTCCGGCTCAGCGTGGGATACCTAAAGGTTAAGACTTACTTCCACG CAGCGCTCCAGAAGCACACGAGGTCGGCTCCTCTTGCGTCTGCAAACGGCAGAAATGGGCCGTCGGTGTCTCTGGATGGAGTCAGTTTCTCAGAGGGGGAACTCCTTCTCCAG GCTTTAAATGGCTTTGTGTTGGTCGTGACGAGTGATGGCACGATCTTTTACGCATCTCCGACCATCCAGGACTTCCTCGGCTTCCATCAG TCGGATGTGGTCCAGCAGAGTGTTCATGATCTCATTCACATGGACGACAGAGAGATGTTCAAATGTCAGCTCCACTTCGCCCTCGacgacacacactcagacatcaGAGCAGAAG ATAAGCAGTCGAGCAGCTCTGTGTGCTTGTTGCCTCAGTACATCCCTCCAGAGAACTCCTCTTTCATGGAAAGAAGCTTCTGCTGTCGCCTTCGCTGCCTCCTGGACAACACCTCTGGATTCCTG GCTCTAAACTTCACCGGACGTCTGAAGTACCTGCATTTGCAGGGAAACACGGGGGCTGATGGGACCGCTGCTCCTCCTCAGCTGGCTCTGTTTGCCATCGCCACTCCTCTGCAGCCTCCTTCAGTCATGGAGATCCGGACCAAGACTCTCATCTTCCAGACTAAACACAGCATGGACTTTGCTCCTGTGGGCATAGACACCAG aggGAAACTGGTTTTAGGATATTCCGAGACAGAGTTGGTCACAACAGGCTCGGGCTATCAGTTCATCCACGCTGCTGACATGATGTACTGCGCCGACAACCACCTTAAGA TGATGAAAACTGGAGAGAGCGGCTTCACCTTCTTCAGGCTGCTGATCAAAACGGGACACTGGTTGTGGGTTCAGGCCAACGCCAGGGTCGTCTTCAAGGACGGGAGACCAGACTTCATCATCGCTCGTCAGAAAGCCCTCAC AAACGAAGAAGGAGAGGAACACTTGCACCAGAGAAGAAAGCAGCTCCCGTTCAACCTCACCACCGGTGAAGGTGTCCTGTACGACGTTTCTCTGGAATCCATCCCTGGTCCCCCTGGCTCCGGTGCGCCGGGCACCACAGAGCCCACAACAGAGAAACCTTTGGACCCCGCCTCGCTCCTGGGATGCCTTCTCAGGCAGGACCACTCTGTTTACACCCAGCCACCGAAACCCAGTCCCCCCCTCCCGATCTTCACCCAAATAGAGGACCCTGATTTTGAACAACCGCAGCCGTCCTTGGAGCAAGCCTTCCTGGACAGCCACGCTCTGCTCAGCGTGCCGGGCCAGATCCAGGCCTCACAGAAGAGGTCTATCACGGGGGACCGCACAACAGAGGCCATGATTGACTCGTTGGAGCAGATTTTGGGGGATATTGGGGATGGAGGGATAGAGGGTCTTGAAGTTGAGGAGAGAGAGCTGAGGGACTGGGAGAAGACCCTCGTCAGGATGAATGAAGAGAGGGAAGATGTATCGAGGAAACTGGATCAAATTCTGGCCAATGACGTGTTCTCATATGTGGAGGAGGCTCTGAGGAAAGAGACTGGAGGGTATGTGCAGGACTCCGATTTTCTGGGTTCAGTTTCTAATCAGTCGATTAACAGTTTATCCATCCAAGGACAGCATCCTGGGTCTGTGTTTTCAAAAAATGAGTGGCAGCAAGTGACGGACATGGCATCTGGCTTTGCAGAGCACGCTCTGTTGGGAGATGTTCCTGGTGGTGTTGGTTGTTCGACTGGACTGAAAGGTGCTTCTCATGTTGTGCCTCACACACAGTGTCTTAACGCTCACCAGGGACACGCCTCTTCCCTGTGGCCTCCAAGCAGCAATCACCACTGTGGCAACCAAATGATTTCAACACAATCCTGCCACGCTGAAGTGACGCAACACTCGTGGCTTCCATCTGTTCAAAACACCGACAACTTCTATAACAGCGGCCATCAATCTGACTTGAACCAAAGTGTACAGTACACGCTAACGGGTTCACATCAGACTTGCATAGAGCCACAGCTTCAGAGCCCGTCAGTGtggcaacaacagcagcaggtgCCGCAGAGTTTTCACCATCACGCACTGACACATTCCTCACACACACCAGGCGGCGTGAACTCAACAGCTCAGTCGTTCCACCCAGAAATGCAGAGCTTGTACGGCAGCTGCGTGTATGAAAAAAGAGAAGGTCGCATGCCGAACGCTGCTACTGTTCCTATCGGACAGAATGGGCCTCTCCTGGGACCTTCATGCTCCGGAGGAACCACAAACGCTCCCTTTTCCATGCCCCATCCAGGCATGGCGGTCGGAGTCTTCAACCAGGGGACGATGCAGTCGTCTGCGACTGGCTGTGCAGATGTGGGCAACATCAGCTTAGTTCACCTGAGTGGAGACAACTCTGGCCTGGGAACAGCTTGGTCAGAATATCCTCCTGAAAACGGATCATAA